A segment of the Prosthecobacter sp. genome:
GGCGAGGCGGAGGGCGTCGGCGGGGGTTTTGATGCCGCTTTCGGAGACGAGGACGATGTCGTCGGGCACTTCTTCGGCGAGCTGCTCGGTGGTGGCGAGATCGACGGTGAAGCTCTTCAAGTTGCGGTTGTTCACGCCGATGATGCGGGCGTCGGTGGCGAGGGCGCGTTCGAGTTCGGGGAGGTTGTGAACTTCAACGAGGGCGTCGAGCTGGAAGGTCTGGGCGACTTCGAGGAGATGCTCGAGTGTGGGTTGATCAAGCGCGGCGACGATGAGCAGGATGGCATCCGCTCCGGCGACGACGGCCTCGAAGATCTGCGCCTCGTGGATGATGAAGTCCTTGCGCAGGCAGGGGATGTCGAGCTGCTCGCGGATGAGGGTGAGGTAGTCGAGGCGGCCTTGGAAGTACTTTTCATCCGTGAGCACGGAGATGGCGCTGGCACCGGCCTTTTCATAACCACGGGCGATGGTGAGCGGGTCAAAATCGGCCGAGATGGTGCCGACGGAGGGAGAGGCGCGTTTGACCTCGGCGATGATGCTCAGGCGGGTGGGGTCGGCGCGCAGGGCGTCATAAAAGGAGCGCACGTCATCACGCAGGGCGGCGGCGGCGCGGAGTTTTTCGGCGCGGGGCAGCAGGCGTTGCAGTTCGGTGTGCTTGTGGGCGATGATTTCGTCCAGCTTGTTCATGGGGCGCGCATGGTGGCGGCGGTCTGGCATCACGCAACCTCTCATGCGGGCAAAATACGCATGCACGGGCTTCTTGACGCGGGGCATGATGCAGGCTCTTTCCAAGCAATGCCCGAAGCTCCCATCACCCCCGCCACCGTGATCGAACTGCTCACCACCGAACACATCCTCGAACCGCAGGGAACGATCGCGCCGGACACGGATCTTTTCTCGATGGGACTCGACTCGATGGCGATGATGCAACTGCTGCTGCAGATCGAGGAGCGGTTCCGGCTGACGGTGAATCCGGCGGAGATGACACGCGAGCGTTTTGCCACAGCGGGGGCGCTGGCCACGTTTCTGGGTGAAAAACGCCGCCTCGCCGCCTGATGCCGACACTGCCCGCCACCACGGTCGATTTTTTCCTCGCTGGGTTGGAGTCCTTCATGAACCGCAGTGGTCAGGGCACGCATTGGGGAGTGACGATGCTGCGGCTGGAAGGCAAACCGGATGCGGCCATGCTGGCGAACGCCTGGGAGCAGGTTCACGCGCAGCATCCGATGCTTGGAGCGCGATTGAAACGTGCCTGGCGCGGTTGGCGGCTGGTGTGGAAAACTCCAGGCCCGATTTCGGCTCCTTCGATTATCTGGCATCCACTGCAATCCCAGCCGCCGGACGAATCGGTCATTCGCGAACGGCTTCAGGGAAGAAGCAGCGCTGGAATGCTTGCCACGCCTTTGTGGATGGAGGTTTTTCCTTGGGGTGACGAAAACGGGCATGTCGTTCTATTAACATGGCGGCATGCGCTGCTGGACGGTTCAGGAGTGAATCTGCTGCTGGAAAAGCTAGCCTCGGGCGCCTGTGAAACCGGGCCGCCTGTGGCTGCCATGCCGAAACGCGACGGGATCGCCAGGTTATTTAAGCGAGCACAGCCCCTGATGAGGCGGCTGCACGCCATGACCCGCGCCGGATGTCTTTCCGCCTGGGCCAAGGGCATGCCGAAGGGCGGATTGCCCGGTTTTCGGCTCATTGAGCTTTCCAC
Coding sequences within it:
- the trpC gene encoding indole-3-glycerol phosphate synthase TrpC, yielding MNKLDEIIAHKHTELQRLLPRAEKLRAAAALRDDVRSFYDALRADPTRLSIIAEVKRASPSVGTISADFDPLTIARGYEKAGASAISVLTDEKYFQGRLDYLTLIREQLDIPCLRKDFIIHEAQIFEAVVAGADAILLIVAALDQPTLEHLLEVAQTFQLDALVEVHNLPELERALATDARIIGVNNRNLKSFTVDLATTEQLAEEVPDDIVLVSESGIKTPADALRLAEAGADSLLIGETLMRSQNILTDLPQFRAPTAERLG
- a CDS encoding phosphopantetheine-binding protein, which codes for MPEAPITPATVIELLTTEHILEPQGTIAPDTDLFSMGLDSMAMMQLLLQIEERFRLTVNPAEMTRERFATAGALATFLGEKRRLAA